The Silene latifolia isolate original U9 population chromosome X, ASM4854445v1, whole genome shotgun sequence genome contains the following window.
TATAAGTCTATAACAACCCGACTCACCACCGTCGTTATCACACCCCACGTAAAGATGAGATGTTCATCTTTGGGTCCGTTTTGTCCTCACTTAGCCCAAAaacacaaggccttgttactaagtgatgGGTGTAAtccctttataaacatatcacaagcttcTCAATTTTTCGATGCGGACAATTTTACTCGCATAACCTCATGGggtcttaggccctgttcttttggacttctatttactgaactaaacttataggaactgaactgaactgaacttataagagatgaactgaactaaacttataaaaattttacgctttatatatattaatttttttttacaactactacaatacattacaataaaaaatatattgcatattacatttttttttctaaccatttatttccatattatcatcaTACTCGTCACTTTCATCTTTATCTTCATTTTCACTGACATCATCGAATCcatctatttttttttctaaCCATCTATTGTTTTTAAGAATAATGTATATATGATAATTTCAATATTGGATTTTTTTTGCATTGATTTTTAATGAAAATggtactattttttttttcaattcgtcAATATTAAAAAACGGTTATGAATTTATAGTTAATATAAGTTGTATGAACTtatctaaactgaacttataggagttgaactgaactaatagaaactaaactgaacttaatttataagagctgaactgaacttatatgaaGTGAACTGAACTTAAAAAGACAAAtagaagtccaaaagaacagagccttaCATTGGCGTATATGAAAAAGGAAAAGAGGAAAGTGCTTAAGCAGTTAAGCCTTTAGGAATTAGGTCCATAGTCCTTGGAGTTGTAGAAGTTGCATGAGTTTAGAAAAGGCCCAATTTAATGGGCCAACTATTATTTGGCTTTCTACCCTAGATAAGCCCAAATTCTTCCAAGATTTATTCCCAAATGTGGATTTTCTACCCTAGATAATGATTTTATTCTTTGAGAAAGTGAAATGTGGATTATTCCCAAATTCTTCAAGATTTTGCtaaattgagaaagaaaggcagTCATGTTGTTCACTCATTGGATAATTTTTCTTTAAGGTGGGGTCAAGACTCACctaaagtcttaagttgagtcttggattttCAAGATTCaacttagggggtgtttggttggagcatttggaatggattggaatggatttcatccattccaatgtttggttggccccttttggaatggagttagaaaccCAAGGGGTTCTAATTCCACCTCAACCCCctagaatctcataccttagtctcaccccATGATTTTAAATCCATTCCCCCCATATACAAACTCTAGAATAatagaaaacaaaaaataaaaagaaatccAACATTACATTTTACCAAATCCTTCTCTGCAATCTTCTATTCTTCATTTTTTTCTGGTGTTTTTCATTGTCAATATTTTTCTACCTTTTTTTATTCTCTTTTTTTCAATACGAAAGTGCGATCAGTGTGCTAATTGCAATGTTATCCCATCATTACAAATTTATTAGCATTATAATCACCATTGATGATGATCATACATGCTTTGTATGGCGATTAGTGTTTTGAGTATTTGCAGCATTGATCATTAGTATTACAGATGATCATCATACAAAGTATGATTGATTGTAATCATCTGAGTGATAGATGATTATATTgcaatttatttttgtttttaataatTCAAGAATATTTTTAATTTAGTCGTATTGATTTTTTATCGATTATTTTGAAGTTTTATTTTTGTTAGTATCTTGTATTAGTTACTTGAAATTATAAATAACATTGTAGGTAttatttataattaaaaaaaaaaaacaaaaggatcCGAATCCATTCCAAACGTGAACCAAACAAGCATTAAgaggtatggggttctaactccatacccatatggagttagaatccatttcATTCCATTCCTAATGTTTGAACCAAACGGCCTCTTAAAACTTTGTTAAGACTAGGGTAGATTATTGATAGTCTTGAGTGAGTCTTATCTAAAGACTTACCAAAGTCTTATCTCAAAACTACTAATAATCTTACTCTTATACCATTGGCAGATCCATGCATTATAGGTCTGAGGTTTCGAGGCATCAAAAACAAAACTTGTTATGCATTCTATCTAAATTTTAGGCTTTACGTAAAAAATAGCTTTAATATTACATCAAAACCTCAAAAGAATTTTTTCTAGATCCGCCGCTACTGTTAGttattcacaaaatctcattgaagacggcgatatccgtcacaagcttgtgacggataccatttcctctcacaaaatacccatgagaggtgagtggggaagcacatgaggggtgccccaccttgtcccctctccctttttgtgagaggtcttcagcttgtgacggaattagcccgtcacaagcaaaatGCTTTGTTAGTTGTTACCCATGAGAATATACACCACAATGAACTTGTTTTCAACCACCTTTGCCAAAACACCAAAACTTGTCTATACTCATACAGTCATGCATTACTTATCATGTACCTCATACAATTTCATCTACAAAATTTTGCTTAAGATGAGTATATTATTGGTCTTTGAACTTAAAACGGCTCAAGTAGTATAGATGAGTCAAAAGTTAATTGTCTAAGGAATAACGtaacaaaggaaaggcttgtcTCAATCTATTCAAGTGGATGTTATTTGATTCGTTATAATCTTAAGACAGATCACAAATGTTACCGTCTTAATTAAGACAGACCAACTAATTCTTCAGATATCATTGTTTTCTCATTCAACTGATAGTCTTCAGTCTTCACCATAAACTTCATGCATCTTGTTCTTCATCACACCATTTTCGAGATCATGCAAAATTCGCAGTTCATGCAACAGTTATTTCTTCtataatccttcttcttataaaTAGTCTACAAAAAAGCATTGTTGTATAAGCTATTGTTGTAACTTGTAAGCTCATAATATACGAACTCAAAAAACTCGAAATGGCCTCAAGATCATCCTGGAcaagagaagaagagaaggagTTCGAGATGGCTTTGGCCGAATTCCATGATGATCCCAACAAATGGGAAAAAATTGCTAACAAGATTGGAAAAACTGTTGAAGAGGTTAAAAAGCATTATCAAGATTTAGAAGACGACATTGCTGACATCGAAGCTGGCCGAGTTAACCTTCCTGACTACAAAGACGATGACACGAAATCGTCTGAGTAAGCATAAGAGAGTGATGAAGATCGATCATATTGTGTTCCAATTTACAGTATGGtttttaattaataataaaattttagtaGTATTCATGCTTGTACTAAGCTAAGATCGATCTAGTTTACTATTAAGAAGTCggtttaattcagtaattcttgtCGATCTAATGAAAATTAGACGATTCTTATGAATCTTATTCTATATTACGAGATGTTTACTTCTCTTTTCGTACAATTTTAATTAGCGCGTTTTCAAGTTCAAGATGTAAATTTCGTTGAGAATATCATCCAAAATCATAGTGTAAAAATTCACTCAAAAAAAGTGAAATTTTATCGAATAATATATCGTTTCAACTATTACAAAAAAAACTTCttgttctgatgggatccggtgcaaaTAATACTTTGAGTAATACATGTTCTTGAACTAATAAACATCGGGAGGTAAATTAAACGTATTAGCGCGTTTATACtaaaatgacataaatatataCTCTCACTTTTCTATAGTTTTCGGGTTATTGATATATTAGCGCGGTTTCACGTTCAACACGTAAATTTCATTGAGAATATCTATCCAAAATCATAGTGTAAAACTTCACacacaaaaaaattgaaatttccTTAAATAATATATCGTTTCAACTATTACAAAAAAATTTCTTGctctgatgggatccggtgcagaTAAAACTCCGAGTAATACATATTCTTGAACTAATAAACATCGGGAGGTAAATTAAACGTATTAATCAACGACGAACCACCAAATCGGACAGCCTGATCAAGATGCATCTTCAAcgtataattattaatttccgaCACTCGTAATTCTTCCCTACACTTCGAAAGCATGCAATTCAACTTCTCCACTTCTTGTTTACTTTCGTCGTACCCTTTAATCTTCTCATGTTGCACCACAACCATCCTTCTAAGTACACAATTCTCTTGACCGAGTTTCAAATTTTGTTCATTTAGTTTATCGGTTGTCACGGCCTGATCTTGGTCACGCGCAGCTAGAACCCTGGCTGCGCGTGACTTTGCTTCGTCTAGACTTGTAGCACAAGTCATCTCCTTAACAAATAACTCAACCCATTTAATGTCTTTTTCACTAAGCACATGTACTTCTTTTACTTCTTGTTGTTCTTGTGCATTGTAAAGTTCTTGGAGCTTGTGGGTGGTTATATCGAGGTCGAGATTACAATCTTGGAGGGTTTTGTCTAGGGTTTGCGGGTCGACTAGAGGGAAGGTATTCTTGAGTTGGTTGATAAGGGTGTTTTTGTTGAATAATGATGAAGAATGGTGTTTTTTGAAAGAAGGGTAGTATGTATCAAGGTTGTCTTCAAAGGCATAAGATCTTTTTCCACACACTAATGCCGTCATCTTTACGTGATAATCTAATCTCCTCTGAGGTACTGAAGACAATCTTTATGTGTTATGTTTTATGATGTTAGGAAGTAAGGAATTTTGATGTTTGATGAAAGATTATTGAAGATTTGTATGGGTATATATATAGGTTGTATGAACCGACATATGGATGGCAATTGGCAAGTGTTTAAGCCTTTATGAATTAGGATTCCGTAAGCCTTGGAGTTTTAGGATTGCATCAGTTTAGGAAAGGCCCAACTTAATTGGGCCGGCCCAGCTGCTATTGGGCCGGGCTAGCTGTTATTGGTTTTCTACCCAAGATATGCCCATCTAAGCGTACCGGGCACTTTTacggaaagaaaaaaaaaaaaaagatgattcGTGAATGAGACGGTCCTCCGATAGCTTATAAGTTATAATTCACATTTTCTCGGCATTAGCCCGAAAAGCGTGTTATCtaatatactccgtatttgtgTGACGGTTCTTTTCTTTCACCTTCAAACATAATGACGTAACCAGATTCAATCATTCATGTAGACAACAATTGTATGTTGTGTTGGTACCATTAGCGAGTGTACATACTTGTGAATTATGGTGGATGTTGGGTGGAAATCAATGGATAATGCAAGCATAGGATGGGTCGTGTACTCTGAAATTGGGGAGATTATTTTCAGGGCTAGAAGAAGTATTAGAGCTGAGTCAGCGTTACAGGCTGAAGGATTGGGGGTTCATATGGTTCTGCTATGGGCTATAGGTAGAGGGATTCGTCACTTGGAAGTCTCCTCGGACTGTCTTTCGCTTATTTGTTTTCTTGCAGGGATCCAGAAGCCTCATCAACATCTTGGGGATGTTCTAAGTGACATTCATGCTCTTGCTACTTCTTTTCACTGTTTAGCTTTTAGTTATACTCCTAGGACCTTTAATAGTATTTCTCATGGTCTCGCATGTGAGGCCATGTTTAGTTAGGTATATCTCTatttacagctgccaaaaaaaaaaaaaaaaaaaaaaaaaaaaaattgtatgcTGAACAACAATTGTATGCTGAACAGAAAAGGTCTAAACTTAGCAATTAGAACAAGGAACCTAAGAACAATAGGTTTCGGGTTCAAAGCCTCGATTCCCGCCGTTTACACCAACAGAAAAATCGAATTGTAGGATGATCCTCTACTAGATTTGATCACCATAATATATGTTTTCAGGACAGATTATCTTGGACGCCGAAACACGAGCATAGGACAATACAAGCTTTGAAGTCTGAACTCTAGCTCAGTAGCAGCCACAACAAACCTAAATTTGACACGAGAACTACTGCGAAGATTGAAATTAGCCCTATAAACATGCAACTGATGCAAGATACATGAAAAATTCATCCAAGACGATATTTTGAGTGCCAAAAAACAAAAATCCGTATTCACTAAAATCTTTGTAAAGACGGGCGTCACTGGCAACACACTGCAGCAATAAAGCGAAAACCTAAGAACCGTAAAGTTAAAAAAAATCACTTCTTTTTTTCTCAGCACCTCCTGCAGACCTCAACTTCCTGAGAACATCCGACATCTCCTCTCTCTTTCGCTTGGCCCTCTTGTGGGTTCCCAGCTTCCTCTTGGCCAA
Protein-coding sequences here:
- the LOC141622710 gene encoding uncharacterized protein LOC141622710, whose amino-acid sequence is MTALVCGKRSYAFEDNLDTYYPSFKKHHSSSLFNKNTLINQLKNTFPLVDPQTLDKTLQDCNLDLDITTHKLQELYNAQEQQEVKEVHVLSEKDIKWVELFVKEMTCATSLDEAKSRAARVLAARDQDQAVTTDKLNEQNLKLGQENCVLRRMVVVQHEKIKGYDESKQEVEKLNCMLSKCREELRVSEINNYTLKMHLDQAVRFGGSSLINTFNLPPDVY